Proteins co-encoded in one Opitutus terrae PB90-1 genomic window:
- a CDS encoding MotA/TolQ/ExbB proton channel family protein, whose amino-acid sequence MFLAITEVLNVANVIKGAGVLIWPLLLCSLVMVFIVCERSYALRRAAVMPEDLVDAVVGGRPLIGGKHTVLSRIVAFAEQHKNDEDAVKAFARLEINRMERGVPYLDVIYAAAPLIGLTGTVTGLLQVFSQISPETGLPDPVAFTQGVALALSATVIGLVIAIPSLVGSGYLQRRIENYAAQLDVLLERILQRGRS is encoded by the coding sequence ATGTTTCTCGCCATCACCGAGGTCCTGAACGTCGCCAATGTCATCAAAGGCGCCGGTGTCCTGATCTGGCCGCTTTTGCTCTGCTCGCTGGTCATGGTCTTCATCGTTTGCGAGCGGTCCTATGCGTTGCGCCGCGCGGCGGTGATGCCGGAGGATCTGGTCGACGCGGTGGTGGGCGGTCGGCCATTGATTGGCGGCAAGCACACGGTCCTCTCGCGGATCGTGGCGTTCGCGGAGCAGCACAAGAACGACGAGGACGCGGTGAAGGCCTTCGCGCGGCTTGAGATCAACCGGATGGAACGCGGCGTGCCATATCTGGACGTGATCTATGCTGCGGCGCCGCTGATCGGGCTCACCGGCACGGTGACGGGTTTGTTGCAGGTGTTTTCCCAGATTTCCCCGGAAACGGGGCTGCCTGATCCGGTGGCATTCACCCAAGGCGTGGCGCTCGCGCTTTCCGCGACGGTGATCGGGTTGGTGATCGCGATTCCCTCGCTGGTGGGCAGCGGCTACCTGCAGCGGCGGATCGAGAACTACGCGGCGCAACTGGACGTGTTGCTCGAGCGGATTCTGCAGCGCGGCCGGTCATGA
- a CDS encoding HIT family protein, with protein MNELPDCFYCRKDQRLHDLMIEIAPLRVSTLYLFKEQTYRGRCVLAARQHVNEWFELPEAELALFAQDIARAARAIKAATGAAKINYGAYSDKLPHLHVHLVPKYPNGPTWGSTFTMMPDPKVLLGAAEYAELSAKISRALAL; from the coding sequence ATGAACGAACTGCCCGATTGCTTTTACTGCCGCAAAGATCAGCGGCTGCACGATCTCATGATCGAAATCGCGCCGCTGCGCGTTTCGACGCTCTACCTGTTCAAGGAGCAGACGTATCGTGGCCGCTGCGTGCTGGCGGCGCGGCAGCACGTGAACGAGTGGTTCGAGCTGCCGGAAGCGGAGCTCGCGCTCTTCGCCCAGGATATCGCGCGCGCGGCGCGCGCGATCAAAGCCGCGACCGGCGCGGCGAAAATCAATTACGGTGCCTACTCGGACAAGCTGCCGCACCTGCACGTGCACCTCGTGCCGAAGTATCCGAACGGCCCGACGTGGGGCTCAACCTTCACGATGATGCCCGACCCGAAGGTGCTGCTCGGCGCGGCGGAATACGCGGAACTAAGCGCCAAGATCTCCCGCGCTCTCGCCTTGTAG
- a CDS encoding metallophosphoesterase family protein: MRTIAHLSDLHFGTEILAVVDGLAHELHTRLPSLVVISGDLTQRARRAQFAAARSFLARLPRPQLIVPGNHDVPLYDLARRFFAPLARYRHYICAELNPLHCDAEVCAIGLNTARSLTWKSGRISAAQIARLRAHLQHAGPRLKVIVTHHPFVPPPDDVGIKLVGRAGLAIPLFDAHQADLLLAGHLHRGYAADIRAHYQLARRSVLAAQAGTATSGRTRHEPNAYNWIQLEAERITIEVRSWSGRGFTTLRTARYARSPEGWTPEP; encoded by the coding sequence ATGAGAACGATCGCGCATCTCTCCGATCTGCATTTCGGCACGGAGATCCTCGCCGTCGTCGACGGGCTGGCGCACGAGTTGCACACCCGCCTGCCGTCGCTGGTGGTGATCAGCGGCGATCTCACGCAACGCGCCCGCCGAGCCCAGTTCGCCGCCGCTCGTAGCTTCCTCGCGCGCTTGCCTCGCCCCCAGCTGATCGTGCCGGGCAATCACGACGTTCCGCTCTACGATCTCGCGCGGCGGTTCTTCGCGCCGCTCGCGCGTTACCGCCACTACATCTGCGCGGAATTGAATCCGCTCCACTGCGACGCGGAGGTATGTGCCATCGGACTCAACACCGCGCGCTCACTCACCTGGAAAAGCGGACGCATCTCCGCCGCGCAGATCGCCCGGCTGCGCGCGCATCTCCAACACGCCGGCCCGCGGCTGAAGGTGATCGTCACGCATCACCCCTTCGTGCCGCCACCCGACGACGTCGGGATCAAGCTCGTCGGTCGCGCCGGCCTCGCAATTCCGCTCTTCGACGCGCATCAGGCGGACCTGCTTCTCGCCGGACACCTCCATCGCGGTTACGCGGCCGACATCCGCGCCCACTACCAGCTGGCGCGCCGCTCGGTGCTCGCCGCCCAGGCCGGCACCGCCACGTCGGGTCGGACCCGGCACGAACCGAATGCGTATAACTGGATCCAGCTCGAGGCGGAGCGGATCACGATCGAGGTGCGTTCGTGGAGCGGCCGTGGATTCACGACGTTGCGCACGGCGCGTTACGCGCGATCGCCCGAGGGCTGGACGCCGGAGCCGTGA
- a CDS encoding SDR family oxidoreductase: MKIVITGATRGLGRALAEEFIRGGHAVIGCGRGGEAIFDLRMAHQAPHDFSAVDVAQDTKVAIWAAKVLENEAAPDLLINNAGVMNRLAPLWEIEDREFAKVLDVNVRGVANMIRHFVPAMVARKQGVIVNFSSGWGRSTSPQVAPYCASKFAIEGLTKALAQELPKGMAAVALNPGVIDTDMLRSAWGEDAGTYPKAEAWAKVAAPFLLQLGAKDNGQSLTVAPFEA, from the coding sequence ATGAAGATCGTGATCACCGGGGCGACGCGCGGGCTGGGCCGGGCGCTGGCGGAGGAGTTCATTCGCGGCGGGCACGCTGTGATCGGTTGCGGCCGCGGCGGCGAGGCGATCTTCGACCTGCGGATGGCGCATCAGGCGCCGCACGATTTTTCCGCGGTGGACGTGGCGCAAGACACGAAGGTGGCGATCTGGGCGGCGAAAGTGCTCGAGAACGAGGCCGCGCCCGACCTGCTGATCAACAACGCGGGCGTGATGAACCGGCTGGCGCCGCTGTGGGAGATTGAGGACCGCGAGTTCGCGAAGGTGCTCGACGTGAATGTGCGCGGCGTGGCGAACATGATCCGGCATTTCGTGCCGGCGATGGTCGCGCGGAAGCAAGGCGTGATCGTGAATTTCAGCTCGGGTTGGGGGCGCAGCACGTCGCCGCAGGTGGCGCCGTATTGCGCGTCCAAGTTTGCCATCGAAGGGCTGACGAAGGCGCTGGCGCAGGAACTGCCGAAAGGCATGGCGGCGGTGGCGCTGAATCCCGGCGTGATCGACACCGACATGCTCCGCTCGGCGTGGGGCGAGGATGCGGGGACTTATCCGAAGGCCGAGGCGTGGGCGAAGGTGGCCGCGCCATTCCTGCTGCAACTCGGAGCGAAGGACAACGGACAGTCGCTGACGGTGGCGCCGTTCGAAGCGTAA
- a CDS encoding ATPase, T2SS/T4P/T4SS family, with protein MATPNIAGTLRRSLLIKVISKPAPSREDVSSVIELTSSKIVEALQAQSMTFYLVEGNDITFRNVYYSPTLWAKDPSLEKKLQETAATLLALKLPLGTGIVGKVIGTGEPVFFRNTEEQAPLMASLAKTTGFEVRSMLTVPLKTNIVIGAIQVLNKELSAGTDGAFTEKDLTLLREVAEYSATLLHRMLDPKFQLSADDTARFIAKLTDLPLVTKLSELEVDDKLVEVIGDAIIRREGIFPHKRVSPNSLSVLMTNPLDYAKRESFSQATEMSIDEVAVISATQFDELLHKYFKAAANAPAADIDIGSVAEVISTAYSPEGGSSEVSAADLEKEDSAPIIQLTNRIIEDAYVSGASDIHIEPMEKDLLVRYRIDGLCQEKLRLPKQVANAMVTRIKIMCNLDISERRLPQDGRIVFKKYTKKNIDIDLRVATGPMNHGEKVVMRILDKTKSTLPLPALGFSEENLAKYRECIRQPYGMILHCGPTGSGKSMTLYSALGEINAPDINIQTAEDPIEYTLAGINQMQMSRQIGLTFERALRCYLRMDPDVILVGEIRDRETAQIAVEAALTGHLLVSTLHTNDAPSTISRIGEMGVEPFNISASLVCVCAQRLLRRVCKNCKVPYEPEGREKDIIEKALGWSGPIYKANPRGCPTCAGLGYKGRVGIHELMLNSEELTEGINKEIEVAALKRIAMKNGMKTLHQDSMLKVKQGLTTIEEALSNVPPDLVL; from the coding sequence ATGGCCACCCCAAACATCGCCGGCACGCTGCGCCGTTCGCTGCTCATCAAAGTCATCTCCAAGCCGGCGCCCAGCCGCGAGGACGTGAGTTCGGTCATCGAGCTGACCTCGTCCAAGATCGTCGAGGCGCTCCAGGCACAGTCGATGACCTTCTACCTGGTCGAGGGCAATGACATCACCTTCCGCAATGTCTATTACTCGCCGACGCTTTGGGCCAAGGATCCCTCGCTCGAGAAAAAGCTCCAGGAAACCGCCGCCACACTGCTCGCGCTGAAACTGCCGCTCGGCACCGGTATCGTCGGCAAGGTGATCGGCACCGGCGAACCCGTTTTCTTCCGCAACACCGAGGAGCAGGCGCCGCTCATGGCGTCGCTGGCCAAAACGACCGGCTTCGAGGTCCGCTCGATGCTCACCGTGCCGCTCAAGACGAACATCGTCATCGGCGCGATCCAGGTGCTGAACAAGGAACTCTCCGCCGGCACCGACGGCGCGTTCACCGAAAAGGACCTCACGCTGCTCCGCGAGGTCGCGGAATACTCCGCCACGCTGCTGCACCGGATGCTGGATCCGAAGTTCCAGCTGAGCGCCGACGATACCGCCCGCTTCATCGCCAAGCTCACCGATCTGCCGCTCGTCACCAAGCTCAGCGAACTCGAGGTCGACGACAAACTCGTCGAGGTGATCGGCGACGCGATCATCCGCCGCGAAGGCATCTTCCCGCACAAGCGCGTCTCGCCGAATTCGCTCTCGGTGCTGATGACCAATCCGCTCGACTACGCGAAGCGGGAGTCGTTCTCGCAGGCGACCGAGATGAGCATCGACGAGGTCGCGGTGATCTCGGCCACGCAGTTCGACGAGCTGCTCCACAAGTATTTCAAGGCCGCCGCCAACGCGCCGGCCGCCGACATCGACATCGGCTCGGTCGCCGAGGTGATCAGCACCGCGTATTCGCCCGAAGGCGGCAGCTCGGAGGTGAGCGCCGCGGATCTGGAGAAGGAGGACTCCGCGCCCATCATCCAGCTCACCAACCGGATCATCGAGGACGCCTACGTTTCGGGCGCGTCCGATATTCACATCGAGCCGATGGAAAAGGACCTGCTCGTCCGCTACCGGATCGACGGTCTCTGCCAGGAGAAGCTGCGGCTGCCGAAGCAGGTCGCGAATGCGATGGTCACGCGCATCAAGATCATGTGCAACCTGGACATCTCCGAGCGCCGGTTGCCGCAGGACGGCCGCATCGTGTTCAAGAAATACACGAAAAAGAACATCGACATCGACCTGCGCGTCGCGACCGGCCCGATGAACCACGGCGAAAAGGTGGTCATGCGCATCCTCGACAAGACCAAGAGCACGCTGCCCCTGCCCGCGCTGGGTTTCTCCGAGGAAAACCTCGCCAAGTATCGCGAGTGCATCCGCCAGCCCTACGGCATGATCCTGCACTGCGGCCCCACCGGCTCCGGCAAGTCGATGACCCTCTACTCGGCGCTCGGCGAGATCAACGCGCCGGACATCAACATTCAGACGGCCGAGGATCCGATCGAATACACGCTCGCCGGCATCAACCAGATGCAGATGAGCCGGCAGATCGGGCTCACGTTCGAGCGGGCGCTGCGCTGCTACCTGCGCATGGACCCCGACGTGATTCTCGTCGGCGAAATCCGCGACAGGGAAACCGCGCAGATCGCCGTCGAAGCCGCGCTCACCGGTCACTTGCTGGTCTCGACGCTGCACACCAACGACGCGCCGTCCACGATCTCGCGCATCGGCGAGATGGGCGTGGAGCCGTTCAACATTTCCGCCTCGCTTGTCTGCGTCTGCGCCCAGCGGCTGCTCCGCCGCGTGTGCAAAAACTGCAAGGTGCCCTACGAGCCGGAAGGCCGCGAAAAGGACATCATCGAGAAAGCGCTCGGCTGGAGCGGGCCGATCTACAAAGCCAATCCGCGCGGCTGCCCCACCTGCGCGGGGCTCGGCTACAAGGGCCGTGTCGGCATCCACGAGTTGATGCTCAACTCCGAGGAACTCACCGAGGGCATCAACAAGGAAATCGAGGTCGCCGCGCTGAAACGCATCGCGATGAAAAACGGCATGAAGACGCTCCACCAGGACTCGATGCTCAAGGTCAAGCAGGGGCTCACCACGATCGAAGAAGCGCTCAGCAACGTGCCGCCGGACCTCGTGCTGTAA
- a CDS encoding glucose-6-phosphate dehydrogenase assembly protein OpcA, with the protein MPEVFNALPGIEVPVGAISRSLTDMWDRAAAEGRGGPNAEDVKATQVNFVLHLGFNTTTEDAVAQFQTLLRFSQRYPSRVVMLCPLRHDQGATEMRAKIYGECFLGKSKDDTRCVEFVMLSYPMVARQYLENQVSVCLSTDLPLYYWPHRFSDCKRLADYTYLLTRAKRVLIDSAIAPFDTFVYPWPKPESLRDLVDARLLPVRQTVGQFLARFPAENLVADLTRVVVLHAPGLGAEACETMGWLRQRLEACGADVAKLPFSDAKAPAHTLGVRFEYASPGKYFRWNGDLAAGHALFEADFGTGRTTLPAPAGLLSPELALSEAMFF; encoded by the coding sequence ATGCCTGAAGTTTTCAATGCCTTGCCGGGGATCGAGGTGCCGGTCGGTGCGATTTCCCGCAGCCTGACGGATATGTGGGACCGCGCCGCGGCGGAGGGGCGCGGCGGACCCAACGCGGAGGATGTCAAGGCGACGCAGGTCAACTTCGTGCTGCATCTCGGATTCAACACGACGACGGAGGATGCGGTGGCGCAGTTTCAGACACTGCTGCGGTTCTCGCAGCGTTATCCGAGCCGCGTGGTGATGCTGTGTCCGCTGCGGCACGACCAGGGCGCGACCGAGATGCGGGCGAAGATTTACGGCGAGTGTTTCCTGGGCAAATCGAAGGACGACACGCGCTGCGTCGAGTTCGTGATGCTCAGCTATCCGATGGTGGCGCGGCAGTATTTGGAGAACCAAGTGTCCGTGTGTCTCTCGACGGATCTGCCGCTGTACTACTGGCCGCATCGGTTTTCCGACTGCAAGCGGCTCGCGGACTACACGTATCTGCTGACGCGGGCCAAACGCGTGCTGATCGACAGTGCGATCGCGCCGTTCGACACGTTCGTCTATCCGTGGCCCAAGCCGGAGAGCCTGCGCGATCTGGTGGATGCGCGCTTGCTGCCGGTGCGGCAGACGGTGGGCCAGTTTCTCGCGCGGTTTCCGGCGGAGAACCTGGTGGCGGACCTGACCCGGGTGGTGGTGCTGCACGCGCCTGGGCTGGGCGCGGAGGCATGTGAAACGATGGGCTGGTTGCGGCAGCGGTTGGAAGCCTGCGGAGCCGACGTGGCGAAGCTGCCGTTCTCAGACGCGAAGGCGCCCGCACACACGCTCGGCGTGCGCTTCGAGTACGCGAGCCCGGGGAAATATTTCCGTTGGAACGGCGATCTGGCCGCGGGCCACGCGTTGTTTGAAGCCGATTTCGGCACGGGCCGGACGACGTTGCCGGCGCCGGCCGGATTGCTCAGCCCGGAACTCGCCCTGAGCGAGGCGATGTTCTTCTAG
- a CDS encoding glycoside hydrolase family 43 protein, whose amino-acid sequence MLRPRLRESRGEGACAGMSALPLTYQNPVWPGYFADPFVLRTGDEYFAYGTGSDAGDGRQSDGRVFPVLRSRDLVNWTLVGGALEPLTSTKPVAYWAPEVAERDGRFYLYYAADMRLRVAVAEHPAGPFRDAGRDLFPDEPFSIDASPFRDPRDGRWYLFFAKDYFDERVGTGTAVVPLGDDMLSIAGPAQVVVRATSDWQIFQRQRRWYDRVWEAWHTVEGPFVVPHAGRYYCFYSGGRWETADYGVSYAVADHPLGPWCDEWSHSGPAVLRGVPGQVLGPGHNSVVHGPDGESQWVVYHAWDAAQTARRLCIDPLVFTPDGPRCLGPTTSPQKVGGAK is encoded by the coding sequence ATGCTACGTCCCCGCTTGCGGGAATCCCGCGGCGAGGGAGCGTGTGCCGGCATGAGCGCGCTCCCACTCACGTACCAGAATCCAGTTTGGCCGGGATATTTTGCGGACCCGTTCGTGCTGCGGACGGGCGACGAATATTTCGCTTATGGCACCGGCTCGGATGCGGGCGATGGCCGACAGTCGGACGGCCGCGTGTTCCCCGTGTTGCGGTCGCGTGACCTGGTGAACTGGACGCTGGTCGGCGGCGCGCTAGAGCCGCTGACGTCCACGAAACCGGTGGCGTACTGGGCGCCCGAGGTGGCCGAGCGTGATGGGCGTTTTTACCTCTACTACGCGGCGGACATGCGGCTGCGCGTCGCGGTGGCGGAACATCCCGCGGGGCCGTTCCGCGATGCGGGCCGCGATTTGTTTCCCGATGAGCCGTTCTCGATCGACGCGAGTCCATTCCGGGATCCACGCGATGGCCGCTGGTATCTCTTTTTTGCGAAGGACTATTTCGACGAGCGGGTGGGGACGGGCACGGCGGTGGTGCCACTCGGTGATGATATGCTGAGCATCGCCGGCCCCGCGCAGGTCGTCGTGCGGGCGACGAGTGACTGGCAGATTTTTCAGCGTCAGCGGCGCTGGTATGATCGCGTGTGGGAGGCGTGGCACACGGTGGAGGGCCCCTTCGTCGTGCCGCACGCGGGGCGCTACTATTGCTTCTATTCGGGCGGACGTTGGGAAACGGCTGACTACGGCGTCAGCTACGCGGTCGCGGATCATCCGCTCGGGCCGTGGTGCGACGAGTGGAGTCACTCAGGCCCGGCGGTGCTCCGCGGCGTTCCCGGGCAAGTGCTGGGGCCGGGGCACAACAGCGTCGTGCACGGGCCCGACGGCGAGAGCCAGTGGGTGGTCTACCACGCCTGGGATGCCGCCCAAACTGCGCGGCGGCTATGCATCGACCCGCTCGTGTTTACACCGGACGGGCCGCGCTGTCTCGGCCCGACGACGAGTCCGCAGAAAGTTGGCGGAGCGAAGTAG
- a CDS encoding ExbD/TolR family protein, whose amino-acid sequence MSSSLRQRRRRRPEMNLVPLIDVLVMLIFFAFVTMQFKSAATLNITLPKVETAGKNEFKGTVTIAINKESVISFNGKPVSDEELTALLQQVKSVDKDIPVLIKADETTPLKRLAFVMDACRKTGLNKFSLQSR is encoded by the coding sequence ATGAGCAGCAGCCTGCGTCAGCGCCGCCGGCGGCGGCCGGAAATGAATCTCGTGCCGTTGATCGACGTGCTCGTGATGCTGATTTTTTTCGCGTTCGTCACGATGCAGTTCAAGTCGGCGGCGACGCTGAACATCACGCTGCCGAAGGTTGAGACTGCGGGCAAAAACGAGTTCAAGGGCACGGTGACGATCGCGATCAACAAGGAGAGCGTGATTTCGTTCAACGGGAAGCCCGTGTCGGATGAAGAACTCACCGCGCTGCTGCAGCAGGTGAAGAGCGTCGACAAGGACATCCCGGTGCTGATCAAGGCGGACGAGACGACGCCGTTGAAGCGGCTGGCGTTCGTGATGGATGCCTGCCGCAAGACCGGGCTGAACAAGTTCAGCCTGCAGAGCCGGTAG
- a CDS encoding YraN family protein has product MRRLLGLRPADDAGAAGERLAAAWLQRERGFRVVARNWRNPRDRREELDLVCRDREVLVFVEVKSRAANALVPGYYAVDKRKKRVLGRAIKAYLARLTAKPATFRLDVVEIAEGGGDAEPTVRHFENVPLFGKHFRP; this is encoded by the coding sequence ATGCGGCGATTGCTGGGGCTGAGGCCGGCCGACGATGCCGGAGCCGCCGGAGAGCGGCTGGCGGCGGCGTGGCTGCAGCGCGAGCGCGGCTTCCGAGTGGTCGCACGCAATTGGCGGAATCCACGCGATCGTCGTGAGGAGCTCGATCTGGTGTGCCGCGACCGGGAGGTGCTGGTGTTTGTCGAGGTGAAGAGCCGCGCGGCGAACGCGCTCGTGCCGGGCTACTACGCGGTGGATAAGCGCAAGAAGCGGGTGCTCGGTCGTGCGATCAAGGCGTACCTCGCGCGGCTCACGGCGAAGCCCGCGACCTTTCGGCTGGATGTGGTGGAAATCGCGGAGGGTGGGGGAGACGCGGAGCCGACGGTGCGGCACTTCGAAAACGTACCGCTGTTCGGGAAACATTTCCGACCGTGA
- the zwf gene encoding glucose-6-phosphate dehydrogenase has product MSDTQRHPFLHGLSKHRGAPPTVVVIFGASGDLTARKLIPAVYNLGVDGLLPADFYLVGYGRKPIPDDEFRGLAAEAIKEFSRRELVPAVWDRLAARTSYVAGGYDERPAFDRLAQHLAEIEKQLGRPLQTLFYISTPPSVFAPIIANLGASGLAARYVGEPHQAKVIVEKPFGKDLASARALNATLRGVFEEHQVYRIDHYLGKETVQDLLVQRFANAIFEPLWNRNFIDNVQITVAEEVGVGSRGGYYEQSGALRDMIQNHTMQLLALTAMEPPVSLGAESIRDEKVKLLKAIQPLDLGPNGDVARAQYGAGMTGGRKVRGYLEEEGIAANSATETYAALRLSINNWRWQGVPFYLRSGKRMARRVSEIAINFKRPPGTLFAAGDEFDLAANTLSFQIQPDEGLGVILNAKVPGLETRTQPVKMSFRYATTFGSNTPEAYERLVLDAMVGDGTLFIRGDETEASWRLCTPVLEAWAAAGPQGMDTYPAGSWGPPAAETLLARNGHHWRKP; this is encoded by the coding sequence ATGTCTGATACACAGCGGCATCCCTTCCTTCACGGACTGAGCAAGCACCGCGGCGCTCCCCCGACCGTCGTGGTGATTTTCGGCGCCTCCGGCGATCTCACCGCGCGCAAACTCATTCCGGCGGTCTACAACCTCGGCGTCGATGGCTTGCTGCCGGCCGACTTCTATCTGGTCGGCTATGGCCGGAAGCCGATTCCGGACGACGAGTTCCGCGGGCTGGCGGCCGAGGCAATCAAGGAGTTTTCCCGGCGTGAATTGGTGCCCGCGGTGTGGGACCGGTTGGCGGCGCGCACGAGCTATGTGGCGGGTGGCTACGACGAAAGGCCGGCGTTCGACCGGCTCGCGCAGCACCTTGCCGAGATCGAGAAGCAGCTCGGCCGGCCGCTGCAGACGTTGTTCTACATTTCCACGCCGCCGTCGGTGTTCGCGCCCATCATCGCGAATCTCGGCGCGAGCGGACTGGCGGCGCGCTACGTCGGCGAGCCGCATCAGGCCAAGGTGATCGTCGAAAAACCCTTCGGCAAGGACCTCGCCTCGGCGCGGGCGCTCAACGCCACGCTCCGCGGCGTGTTCGAGGAGCACCAGGTCTACCGCATCGACCACTACCTCGGCAAAGAGACGGTGCAGGATTTGTTGGTGCAGCGATTCGCCAACGCGATCTTCGAGCCGCTGTGGAACCGGAACTTCATCGACAACGTGCAGATCACCGTGGCGGAGGAGGTCGGCGTGGGCAGCCGCGGCGGCTATTACGAGCAGAGCGGCGCGTTGCGGGACATGATCCAGAATCACACGATGCAACTCCTCGCGTTGACCGCCATGGAGCCGCCGGTGTCGCTCGGGGCGGAATCGATCCGCGACGAGAAGGTGAAGCTGTTGAAGGCCATTCAGCCGCTGGATCTGGGGCCCAACGGCGACGTGGCCCGCGCGCAGTATGGCGCCGGGATGACGGGCGGGAGAAAGGTGCGCGGCTATCTCGAGGAGGAGGGGATCGCGGCGAACTCGGCGACGGAGACCTACGCGGCGCTGCGGCTTTCGATCAACAACTGGCGCTGGCAGGGCGTGCCGTTCTACCTGCGCTCGGGAAAACGGATGGCGCGTCGCGTGTCGGAGATCGCGATCAATTTCAAGCGGCCGCCCGGTACATTGTTCGCCGCGGGTGACGAGTTCGATCTGGCGGCGAACACGCTGTCGTTCCAGATTCAGCCAGACGAAGGTCTCGGCGTGATCCTCAATGCGAAGGTGCCGGGCCTCGAGACGCGGACGCAGCCGGTGAAGATGAGCTTCCGCTATGCGACGACGTTCGGCTCGAACACGCCCGAAGCCTACGAGCGGCTCGTGCTGGATGCGATGGTCGGCGACGGCACGCTCTTTATCCGCGGCGACGAGACGGAGGCGTCGTGGCGCTTGTGCACGCCGGTGTTGGAAGCGTGGGCGGCGGCCGGTCCCCAAGGCATGGACACGTATCCCGCTGGATCATGGGGCCCGCCGGCGGCCGAAACGTTGCTCGCGCGCAACGGACATCACTGGAGGAAGCCATGA
- a CDS encoding sensor histidine kinase: MKSPGHRKQTLLLLSGFWLFSALYYASHPLAWRLIYGSPFNLRETVASGTQWLLCIPLSLYCLTLPARFPLDRTGRRASLRRLVQIGLIVCVLLFVLDVLVFHLLSLTSAKPPPFLQFVAMIAVSRTHTYILIYLLLTGFAYALDSLQRSQALEEQAAQQARAAAELQRDLADARLRTLRMQLQPHFIFNTHHAITGLMLEGQTDKAVQMLVRLSDLLRLTLEQGDGHEVSLRQEIALLRQYLEIQQIRFGDRLQVDIAVDAETLDAAVPSLILQPLVENAVRHGIDRQIAPGWIKVTGARDGERLVLAVENSGKAEAAPERARRNGIGLATTRARLQQAYGAAHAFALTRMPHGGMKAELSLPFTPMQSPASAIVSEAVPA, from the coding sequence ATGAAATCTCCGGGCCACCGCAAGCAGACGCTGCTGCTCCTGTCCGGCTTCTGGCTCTTCTCGGCGCTCTATTACGCGAGTCATCCACTCGCCTGGCGGCTTATCTACGGCAGCCCTTTCAACCTGCGGGAAACGGTCGCCTCCGGCACGCAATGGCTGCTCTGCATTCCGCTCTCGCTTTATTGCCTGACACTGCCCGCGCGATTTCCACTCGACCGCACCGGCCGGCGCGCGAGCCTGCGCCGGCTGGTCCAGATCGGGCTGATCGTTTGCGTGCTCCTCTTCGTGCTCGACGTGCTGGTGTTCCATCTGCTCAGCCTCACCAGCGCCAAGCCGCCGCCGTTCCTGCAGTTCGTCGCGATGATCGCCGTGTCGCGCACGCACACTTACATCCTGATTTACCTGCTGCTCACCGGCTTCGCCTACGCGCTCGACTCGCTGCAACGCTCGCAGGCGCTCGAGGAGCAGGCCGCGCAACAGGCCCGGGCCGCGGCGGAGCTGCAGCGCGACTTGGCCGACGCGCGGCTGCGCACGCTGCGGATGCAGCTTCAGCCTCACTTCATCTTCAACACGCACCACGCGATCACCGGGCTGATGCTCGAAGGCCAGACCGACAAGGCCGTCCAAATGCTGGTCCGACTCAGCGACCTGCTGCGCCTCACGCTCGAACAAGGCGACGGCCACGAGGTCAGCCTGCGGCAGGAGATCGCCCTGCTGCGGCAGTATCTCGAGATCCAGCAAATCCGCTTCGGCGACCGGCTGCAGGTCGACATCGCCGTCGACGCCGAGACGCTCGACGCCGCGGTGCCGAGTTTGATTCTTCAGCCCCTCGTTGAAAATGCCGTCCGCCACGGCATCGACCGGCAGATCGCGCCGGGCTGGATCAAGGTCACCGGCGCGCGCGACGGTGAACGCTTGGTGCTCGCCGTCGAGAACAGCGGCAAAGCCGAAGCCGCTCCCGAGCGTGCGAGGCGCAATGGCATCGGGCTGGCCACCACGCGCGCGCGACTGCAACAGGCCTATGGCGCGGCGCACGCGTTCGCCCTCACGCGCATGCCGCACGGCGGCATGAAAGCGGAACTTTCGCTCCCGTTCACCCCGATGCAATCACCGGCGAGTGCGATCGTCTCCGAGGCCGTTCCCGCATGA